In the genome of Deinococcus sp. QL22, one region contains:
- a CDS encoding bifunctional 3,4-dihydroxy-2-butanone-4-phosphate synthase/GTP cyclohydrolase II: MTPSSPSLLSPILDILAELRAGRPVILVDDESRENEGDLLMPAATATPEWINFMAREGRGLICVTLTQERARELDLTSMVGRSTDPNGTAFTVSVDHLSNSTGISAFDRAATVAALIDPAAQASDFRRPGHIFPLVARPGGVLRRAGHTEAACDLARLAGFAPAGVICEVMGDDGEMSRLPDLLTFGEKHGLLVGSIEALIAYRLEHDPFMVQVAEAELPTEYGAFRIVGFEDTLSGAEHVALVMGEVTEEPLLVRVHSECLTGDGFHSLRCDCGPQRDAALRAIAEEGRGVLVYLRQEGRGIGLLNKIRAYALQDAGADTVEANLQLGFPADARDFGIGAQMLHLLGARQLRVLTNNPRKLHSLSGFGLEVIERVPLHVGENPYNLAYLATKQAKLGHLT; encoded by the coding sequence GTGACGCCTTCCTCTCCTTCCCTGCTGTCTCCAATCCTCGACATCCTCGCCGAGTTGCGCGCCGGACGACCGGTGATCCTGGTGGACGACGAGAGCCGTGAGAATGAGGGCGACCTGTTGATGCCTGCGGCCACTGCGACTCCGGAATGGATCAACTTCATGGCGCGCGAGGGCCGGGGACTGATCTGCGTGACCCTGACGCAGGAACGGGCCCGTGAACTCGACTTGACCTCGATGGTTGGGCGGAGCACTGACCCCAACGGCACCGCCTTCACGGTCAGTGTGGATCACCTCAGCAATTCCACGGGGATCAGCGCCTTTGACCGCGCGGCGACCGTGGCGGCCCTGATCGACCCGGCGGCTCAGGCCAGCGATTTCCGTCGTCCCGGCCACATCTTCCCGCTGGTGGCGCGGCCGGGTGGGGTGCTGCGCCGCGCGGGGCACACCGAGGCCGCGTGCGACCTGGCTCGGCTCGCGGGGTTTGCGCCCGCTGGAGTGATCTGTGAGGTCATGGGCGACGACGGCGAGATGAGCCGCTTGCCCGACCTTCTTACTTTCGGAGAGAAGCACGGGCTCCTGGTGGGTTCTATCGAGGCATTGATCGCCTACCGGCTGGAACATGATCCCTTCATGGTGCAGGTGGCCGAGGCCGAGCTTCCCACCGAGTACGGCGCCTTCCGCATCGTGGGGTTCGAAGACACCCTTTCAGGGGCCGAGCATGTCGCGTTGGTGATGGGTGAGGTCACGGAGGAACCGCTGCTGGTGCGGGTTCACTCCGAATGCCTGACCGGGGACGGCTTTCACTCGCTGCGCTGTGATTGCGGTCCGCAGCGCGACGCGGCCCTGCGTGCCATTGCTGAAGAAGGCCGGGGCGTGTTGGTGTATCTCCGGCAGGAGGGTCGAGGCATTGGGCTGCTGAACAAGATTCGCGCCTACGCGCTGCAAGATGCGGGAGCGGACACGGTAGAAGCCAACTTGCAACTGGGCTTTCCTGCGGACGCCCGTGATTTTGGGATAGGCGCGCAGATGCTGCACCTGCTGGGTGCCCGCCAGCTGCGCGTGCTCACGAACAACCCGCGCAAGCTGCACAGCCTGTCTGGTTTTGGGCTGGAAGTCATTGAACGCGTGCCTCTGCATGTGGGGGAAAACCCATACAACCTCGCGTACCTCGCGACCAAACAGGCCAAACTCGGCCACCTCACCTAA
- a CDS encoding riboflavin synthase, with product MFTGIIEQLGRVTQAAEHNGHLTLRIAPEHLWPDLDLGESIAVSGTCLTVTGWDETTFTVDLSHETLAKTAPHWQTGSTVNLERAMSVTSRFGGHVVSGHVDGVAEVLEVREEPGAFTMRVRAPAQLAKFLVPKGSITVDGVSLTVVEVGGPGGSRTDLAPDEFTLWLVPHTLEVTTLRDWRPGTQVNVEADQMAKYLERLILMRDWQATPGVVQ from the coding sequence ATGTTTACTGGCATCATTGAACAGCTCGGCCGCGTGACCCAGGCCGCCGAGCACAACGGTCACCTGACCCTCCGCATCGCCCCCGAACACCTCTGGCCTGACCTCGACCTCGGCGAGAGTATTGCGGTCAGCGGCACCTGCCTGACCGTGACTGGATGGGACGAGACCACCTTTACGGTCGATCTGTCGCACGAAACCCTGGCCAAGACGGCTCCTCACTGGCAGACGGGGTCTACCGTGAACCTGGAGCGGGCCATGAGCGTCACCTCCCGGTTCGGCGGACACGTCGTGAGCGGGCACGTGGACGGCGTGGCTGAGGTGTTGGAGGTTCGGGAAGAACCCGGCGCGTTCACCATGCGGGTTCGTGCTCCTGCTCAGCTCGCCAAGTTTTTGGTGCCCAAAGGGAGCATCACCGTGGACGGCGTGAGCCTGACCGTCGTGGAGGTGGGCGGTCCTGGGGGGAGCCGGACAGACCTTGCGCCGGACGAATTTACCCTCTGGCTGGTGCCGCATACCCTGGAGGTCACGACCCTGCGCGACTGGCGGCCTGGTACACAAGTCAACGTGGAAGCCGACCAGATGGCCAAGTACCTTGAGCGCCTGATCCTGATGCGGGACTGGCAAGCCACCCCAGGAGTGGTTCAGTGA
- a CDS encoding RibD family protein, which yields MTLDGRVAALSGDSRWVSGGAARILVHHWRDQFDAIAVGSGTVLADDPELTTRGLPAGRHPRPVIFDRRGRIPGTARALRPGAVIITGPDTDARHLEREDLHLLRAGDLSQALSGLGELGITSLLLEGGATLAGALLAAELIDEVRVFVAPRLLGAGLSPLAAPAPTHMSQAQNLTDVTFAPVGADVLMQGLLHAVPQFSRPSLTAASFKGA from the coding sequence ATGACTCTCGACGGCCGGGTGGCCGCCCTGTCTGGCGACAGCCGCTGGGTCAGCGGAGGAGCGGCGCGGATCCTGGTTCACCACTGGCGCGACCAGTTCGACGCCATTGCGGTGGGGAGCGGCACAGTCCTGGCCGATGACCCCGAACTCACGACCCGCGGCCTGCCTGCAGGACGACATCCCCGGCCAGTCATCTTTGACCGCCGGGGCCGTATTCCCGGCACGGCCCGTGCCCTGCGACCTGGAGCGGTGATCATCACGGGTCCAGACACCGACGCCCGGCATCTGGAGCGCGAAGACCTCCATCTCCTGCGCGCAGGTGACCTCAGCCAGGCGCTGAGCGGATTAGGCGAGCTTGGCATCACCAGTCTGCTGCTGGAAGGTGGCGCGACGCTCGCAGGCGCTTTGCTTGCCGCAGAGCTGATCGATGAGGTCCGTGTCTTCGTCGCTCCCCGGCTGCTCGGCGCGGGCCTGAGTCCATTGGCGGCTCCCGCACCCACGCATATGAGCCAGGCGCAGAACCTGACTGACGTGACGTTTGCGCCTGTTGGAGCAGACGTGCTGATGCAGGGCCTCCTGCATGCGGTTCCACAATTCAGCAGGCCGAGCCTCACTGCCGCTTCCTTTAAAGGAGCTTGA
- the ribD gene encoding bifunctional diaminohydroxyphosphoribosylaminopyrimidine deaminase/5-amino-6-(5-phosphoribosylamino)uracil reductase RibD yields the protein MQEALELAARALGRTAPNPPVGCVIVQGDEIVGRGFHPQAGEPHAEVFALREAGERTRGATGYVTLEPCSHFGRTPPCADALITAGLSRVVVAALDPNPQVSGRGVERLRAAGIQVDVGVLADEAVHQQSGFRSLMVWGVPGSSTSTP from the coding sequence ATGCAAGAAGCCCTGGAGCTCGCGGCGCGTGCGCTGGGCCGCACGGCTCCCAATCCTCCAGTCGGCTGCGTCATCGTGCAAGGTGACGAGATCGTCGGGCGCGGCTTTCATCCCCAGGCGGGAGAACCGCATGCCGAGGTGTTTGCCCTGCGCGAGGCCGGCGAACGGACGCGCGGCGCAACAGGGTACGTGACGCTTGAACCCTGCAGCCATTTCGGCCGTACTCCACCCTGTGCCGACGCCCTGATCACGGCAGGCCTCTCACGCGTGGTGGTGGCCGCTCTGGATCCCAATCCGCAGGTGAGTGGGAGAGGCGTAGAGAGGTTGCGTGCAGCGGGCATCCAAGTGGATGTTGGCGTTCTCGCGGACGAAGCCGTTCATCAGCAGTCGGGCTTTCGCAGCCTGATGGTCTGGGGCGTCCCTGGGTCGTCTACAAGTACGCCATGA